A single genomic interval of Cervus elaphus chromosome 26, mCerEla1.1, whole genome shotgun sequence harbors:
- the LOC122684371 gene encoding glutamine synthetase-like — translation MATSASSHLNKGIKQVYMALPQGEKVQAMYIWIDGTGEGLRCKTRILDSEPKCVEELPEWNFDGSSTFQSEGSNSDMYLVPAAMFRDPFRKDPNKLVFCEVFKYNRKPAETNLRHTCKRIMDMVSNQRPWFGMEQEYTLMGTDGHPFGWPSNGFPGPQGPYYCGVGADKAYGRDIVEAHYRACLYAGIKIGGTNTEVMPAQWEFQIGPCEGIDMGDHLWVARFIFHRVCEDFGVIATFDPKPIPGNWNGAGCHTNFSTKAMREENGLKYIEEAIEKLSKRHQYHIRAYDPKGGLDNARRLTGFHETSNINDFSAGVANRGASIRIPRTVGQEKKGYFEDRRPSANCDPFAVTEALIRTCLLNETGDEPFQYKN, via the coding sequence ATGGCCACCTCGGCGAGCTCCCACTTGAACAAAGGTATCAAGCAGGTGTACATGGCCCTACCTCAGGGCGAGAAAGTCCAAGCTATGTACATCTGGATCGACGGTACTGGAGAAGGACTGCGCTGCAAGACCCGAATCTTGGATTCTGAACCCAAGTGTGTAGAAGAGTTGCCCGAGTGGAATTTTGATGGCTCTAGCACTTTTCAGTCTGAAGGGTCCAACAGTGACATGTATCTTGTCCCTGCTGCCATGTTTCGGGACCCTTTCCGCAAGGACCCCAACAAGCTGGTGTTCTGTGAAGTCTTCAAGTACAACCGAAAGCCTGCAGAGACCAATTTAAGGCACACCTGTAAACGGATAATGGACATGGTGAGCAACCAGCGCCCCTGGTTTGGAATGGAGCAGGAATATACCCTCATGGGCACTGATGGGCACCCCTTTGGTTGGCCTTCCAATGGCTTTCCTGGGCCCCAAGGTCCCTACTACTGTGGTGTGGGAGCAGATAAGGCCTACGGCAGGGATATTGTGGAGGCTCACTACCGGGCCTGCTTGTACGCCGGCATCAAGATCGGGGGCACGAACACCGAGGTCATGCCTGCACAGTGGGAATTCCAGATAGGACCCTGTGAAGGAATTGACATGGGTGATCATCTCTGGGTGGCCCGTTTCATCTTCCATCGCGTGTGTGAAGACTTTGGAGTGATCGCCACCTTTGATCCTAAGCCCATTCCTGGGAACTGGAATGGTGCTGGCTGCCACACCAACTTTAGCACCAAGGCCATGCGAGAGGAGAATGGTCTGAAGTACATTGAGGAGGCCATTGAGAAACTAAGCAAGCGGCACCAGTACCACATCCGAGCCTACGATCCCAAGGGGGGCCTGGACAATGCCCGGCGCCTAACTGGATTCCACGAAACCTCCAACATCAACGACTTCTCTGCTGGCGTGGCCAACCGTGGTGCTAGCATCCGCATCCCCCGGACTGTTGGCCAGGAGAAGAAGGGCTACTTTGAAGATCGTCGCCCATCTGCCAACTGTGACCCCTTCGCCGTGACAGAAGCCCTCATCCGCACATGTCTTCTGAATGAAACCGGCGACGAGCCCTTCCAGTACAAGAACTAA